TTATGTTTTGGTCTTATAAGTGccttaaagtattttataatatgaGCAGATAGGAAAAACATTGGGAATGCTTCAGTTTTGTAGCCTCCTTATGAATGCAGGGGATATTGGAAACagtcctttttaaaatctgtgcccTGCAGTACAGCGAAACAGTAGAGTGCCAGCGAGTGGCAAATGAACAGGTGGTGAGGGAGCTGGATACTTGGCCTCTCTTTGGGCCTCTCGCACTCACCCGCGTTGAGATCCTTGAGAAGGACTAGGTGGCCTTTAAGGGTCTTCCTGAATGCTGAGCTTCTGTGACTCTGGAGTTGATTTCTCAGGTTCACCAAAGCATAGGTCCCAGCCTTCCACTGCTTTTGGGTAGTTTGGCTAAAGTAaagaagggatttttaaaaaacaaacaaaccaggcaGGCGTAGTGACTCGAAcccgtaaccccagctacttgggaggctgagatgggagatcactcgagcccaggagttcaaggctgcagtgtgctacgattgtaccactgcactcccagtctgggtgacagcgaccttgtctaaaaaaaatttaaaggccgggcgcggtggctcaagcctgtaatcccagcactttgggaggccgagacgggcggatcacgaggtcaggagatcgagaccatcctggctaacatggtgaaaccccgtctctactaaaaaatacaaaaaactagccgggcgaggtggcgggcgcctgtagtcccagctactcgggaggctgaggcaggagaatggcgtgaacccgggaggcggagcttgcagtgagccgagatcgcgccactgcactccagcctgggtgacagagccagactccgtctaaaaaaaaaaaaaaaaaaattaaaatacacaaactaaaagtttaaaattgttCATGAGAAATTGTTATTGTTTGTATGAAAGCTATTTTCATACCCTCTTTATTTTGGAAGTGTAAACTTTTGTTTTTGCTGAAGAGTCAACTAAGTTGTCTTATTGATAGCTTCTCTTTATAAATTCTAGTTACTTGAATCTAGATGCTATCTAGGGGATTATTTGATTTGGTAAAATGagattggtgattttttttttattgtgtaagTCATACCTGGCAAGCAGGCTGAGGATCTAAAGTAGTTTGTGTTtactaaaatttttcataaacttTAGAGTTGCTATgattaaagtttctattttatgtaaaatataattatttttgatgaCAGCATTGCCCATATGAAAACTATGTCTCAActttttgatataaaaatatcaaatataaacaGAAGTAGAGAAAATAGTTTGATGAACTTTCTTATACGTATCACCAAGCTTTGCCAATGATTAATTTATGGCCAGTCTAGTTTCATATTTATATTGCACACTTTCCCACTCTATCTCTGGATATTTCAAAGCAATTCCCCCAGATATCATTATTTTATCCATAAACATTTCAGTATTATCTCTAagataaaaggattttttttttttttttttggtatcttttgATGTTTTAAGAAGTCTGTTTGAGGAAAtactacaatttaaaattttggtcAGTGATGAAACATTTGGCAGttacttttaatgttatttattctgTTAGTATCCCATCCTGAAACTTTAGCCATTATTTGGAAAtacttgtgttttttaaaatatataagttcattatttaaaaacatacatcctgaagtttttaatatttaagaaaaataacgtTATTTATTTGgtctatttttcatctttttagatACGTGCTTTTCAACATGCCTTCAGCACTAATGACTGCTCCAGGAATGTCTACATTAAGAAGAATGGCTTTACTTTACATCGAAACCCCATTGCTCAGAGCACTGATGGTGCAAGGACCAAGATTGGTTTCAGTGAGGGCCGCCATGCATGGGAGGTGTGGTGGGAGGGCCCTCTGGGCACTGTGGCAGTGATTGGAATTGCCACGAAACGGGCCCCCATGCAGTGCCAAGGTTATGTGGCATTGCTGGGCAGTGATGACCAGAGCTGGGGCTGGAATCTGGTGGACAATAATCTACTACATAATGGAGAAGTCAATGGCAGTTTTCCACAGTGCAACAATGCACCAAAATATCAGGTGAGAAACGGGTTTTTCTCAAGTATTGGCCTTTGTCAAATCAtgctttaatttgttttaaatttacaaattttcGTATAGcagttttgtttgtctttttggtaatttttattattttttattttttcaaataccaagacttcaagttttttttttaaatgttaggagGTTATAGTTAATTTTGTTGGGtgttatattttgattttggCTATGcaggaaaatattctttttttttttttttttttttttaagaatctcgctctgtcacccaggctgcagtgcagtggtgtgacctcagctcactgcaacctccgcctcccaggttcaagcaattctctgcctcagcctcccgagtagttgagattacaggcacctgccaccatgcccagctaatttttgtatttttcatagagacggggtttaaccatcttggccaggctggtcttgaactcctgagctcgtgattcacccgccttggcctcccaaagtgctggaattacaggcgtgagccaccacgcccggcctcaaggAGATTTTTTGAcggtttttaaataaatatgtaaatgatcTTTCTCAATATGTGTTTCCTAATACAAGTTTAAGCAGCCTATCTTTGCTCCagatcaggggttggcaaacctTTTGGTAAGGGCCAGGCAgtaatattttcagctttgcagtccgtatggtctctgtcacaactttttttttttttatgtcattttcaAGGTAAGGATCTGTCACAACTTGCAACTCTATAGTACAAAAGCAGTCATCGATAATACGTAAACGAATGAACGTGGCCGTATTCCACAGACCTTGTTTGTGGGCTGCGGGACAGATTGGGTCCAGGGGCCGTAGTTTGCCAGTTCATGCTCTGTATCAAGCTTGTCCACCCCACAGCCTGCAGGTAGCCACGATGGCTTTGATTGCCACCCAatgcaaattcataaactttcttaaaacattgtgagaattttttgcaattttttgtttttaaaggtgaTTGCTGTctttagtgttagtatattttatgtgtgatcCAAAACAATTCTTCCGttgtggtccagggaagccaaaagattgaatACCCCTGCTCTAGATGGTCATCTTTCCTATATCATGGCACTTCCACATCTTTTTCTAGGCTCCTTACCCCAGTAAGTACATCTCTGTGGATGCACATGCACCATACCCTCCGTCTGCGGATTCAGAGCCCCTGGAGGCatcagtgatttctttttttttttttttttttttttttttttttttgagacggagtcttgctctgtcacccaggctggagtgcagtggccggatctcagctcactgcaagctccgcctcccgggtttacgccgttctcctgcctcagcctcccgagtagctgggactacaggcgcccgccacctcgcccggctagtttttttgtattttttagtagagacggggtttcaccgtgttagccgggatcgtctctcgatctcctgacctcgtgatccgcccgtctcggcctcccaaagtgctgggattacaggcttgagccaccgcgcccggccggcatcagtgatttctgtagagacaggcaGATTCAGGCAAACtgctgtattttttattcttttcatcttAGGCTTAAGGCATACTCATTTGACTCAAGTTAAAATTATAGTCCTATTTGTAAAAGCCATATTTATTACTCTAGACTCAGCAGGgtgtaatatataataatctGATAAGAAATTGGAAGTCTTTAAAGAACTATAGGCTGCATATTTCAGAGCCACATGTGGCGTGAAAGTTCCAGCCTCGGTAATGACCTCAAGTCAGGCATACTAAACCAAAGAACCAAATCTACATCCCATTTCCTGAGGTATAAAAGctggaaggattttttttcatagaatgtTTCCTCACTATCCTTTTAGGCTCTGCAGATACTATAAGGAGAAGGGTGTGTAGACTTTATCACTAAAAAGAAAGTCCTATCACTTACCCTTGTGATGATTTTGTAAGTGAAAGCCCTTACTTAAGTCTATGTTTTTCAGAGAACATGCTCTATGGTTTcagtccttttaaatttattgagatttgttttattctAATATGTGGTCTTTCTTGATGAGTGTCCCATGTGTGcttgaaaaaatgtatattcttttgttgaatggaatattttgtaaatgagaaTTAGGTGAAGTCGATTGATAATATTTAAGTCTTATATagtgttactgattttttttacccCTTCTATCATTACTGAAAGGAGTATTGAAATCTCCATCTATGCTTACTAATTTGTCACTTTCCTCTTTTAGTTCTGTCAGtgtttgcttcatgtattttggagcTCTGTTACTACTGGTGCATATACATTTCTAATTGTTATATCTCCCTGCctgatttattcttttattatgaaatgacctcctttgactcTAGTAATCCTCTGTCAGTCTGTCTTTGTATTTAAAGTGGAGCTCCTACACAGCATATTGTTGGATCTTGATTTTTATCTAACCCAGTCTgtctcttgacttttttttttgagatgcagtttcactcttgttgcccaggctggagtgcaatggcatgatctcggctcaccgcaacctccgcctcccgggtcccggttcaagcagttctcctgcctcagcctcctgggtagctgggattacaggcatgcgccacctcacccagctaatttttgtatttttagtagagacagggtttcaccatgttggccagactggtctcgaacttctgacctcgtgatccgcccacctcagcctcccaaagtcatgggattacaagcgtgaaccaccatgcccagtgagacggggtttctccatgttggtcaggctggtctcgaactcccaacctcaagtgatccacctgcctcgacctcccaaagtgctgggattacaggcgtgagccacctcacccagcttcGGTCTCTGACTTTTAAGTGTTTAGTTCATTtacctttgtttgtttgtttgttttttgagacggagtctcgctctgttgcccaggctggagtgcagtggcgcgatctcggctcactgcaagctccgcctcctgggtttacgccattctcctgcctcagcctcctgagtagctgggactacaggcgcccgccaccgcccccggctaatttttttgtatttttagtagagacggggtttcaccgtggtctcgatctcctgaccttgtgatccgcccgcctcggcctcccaaagtgctgggattacaggcgtgagccaccgcgcccggcctagttcaTTTACCTTTAATGTAAGTGTTGGACTGCTTGATGTTGTCCTTATCTCTGCCTCTGAagctgtgtgtttttttttttttcccccaaccttgtttctctctaatctttgcattagataatttcttttctttcctttctttttttttttttttttttttttttttgagatacggtCTTGCCCTGACGCCccggctggagtggtgcagtggtgcgatgatcttggctcactgaaaccagcctcccaggctcaagcgatcctcccacttcagcctccagagtagctgggactacagttgctcCCCAccaatgcccggctaatatttgtattttttgtagagacagggttttgccattttgcccaggctggtctcaaactcttgagctcaagcagctgcctgcctcagccacccaaagtgctgagattacaggtgtgaaccacagtgcTTGACCTAAATTAGATAATTTGTGTTGTTCTGTATTCAaggttataaatttttttcttttgccatctcACCTCTGCTATTGAGCTGGGCTAGTAAATTTTGCTTATTGTACACTTcagctttagaattttttttttttctttttctttttttttttttttgagacagagtctcgctctggtgccagactggagtgcagtggcgcaatctgggctcactgcaaccgccgactcccgggttcaagcgattcttctgcctcagccacctgagtagctgggactacaggcacgtgccaccatgcccagctaatttttgtatttttagtagagacgggatttcaccatgttggccaggatggtctcgatctcttgacctcgtgatccgcccgccttggcctcccaaagtgaaagtgctgggattacaggtgtgagccactgcacccggcctggttctttttttttttttgagacggagtctcggtctgtcgcccaggctggagtgcagtggcgcaatctcggctcactgcaagctccgcctcccgggttcacgccattctcctgcctcagcctcccgagtagctgggactacaggcgcccgccgcctcgcctggctagtatttttgtatttttagtagagacggggtttcattgtgttagccaggatggtccctgGTTCTTTTTTAGAGCAAATTGCCTTTTCTCTATTGAGATTCCttgtttgtttatattatattttttaaaaattatttggacatatttataatagctgctttgaaGTCTTTGCCAAATCGAACACTTAGGCCCACTTGGGTTCAGCTTCTATTGATTgctcttttttcccctaaatatgaatcacactttcctgtttcttttcgtATCTAGTAATTTTTTCATTGAAACCTAGATGTGTAGATAATACGTAGTAGTAACTCCTGAATGTTTTGCTTCTGGAAACTGCTTTATTCTGAAAAGTATCGGTTTTCTTGTTTTAGTAGGCAGTTAACTTGCCTCTGCTCAAACTATAAACTCTCTGTCTTGTGGTGTACGGCAGCTAACGTCTGCTCAGTGTTTTCAGCTTTGCTGCTTTCTCAGTCCTGGGGGTTGACCCTGCGCCTTTGTAATGTAGTGGTCATTCAGGGATTGGGGCAGTTAATTCTCAGATTTTGGGGTTCATCCTTTCTGTGGTTCTGTTGCTTCTGGAGTTCCTCCTCTAAGTGTCCAGTTGCTCTGCTGTCTCCCAAGTTTTACCCCCTGACACCTAAAGATGGTAAGGCTTCTGCTTTCTCCACCCTGTGCTTTGTGCATGCCGTATGCTCAAAGGTGAAGCAAATTTGCAGATTTCACCAGGAGTAATTGTTACTTAGTTTCAacttctgtaaaatagggataaaaattCCTAGGAttggtgtgaggattaaatgggataatacaaATAAGACACAAAACAAATACCCAACAGAATTAgcttttcatttctactttgttgttaatattttgttggtatgagtggtggtggtggtgatgatgatttGGAGGTTCTTAGATCTATAAAATGGGTTAATCTGTGAGGTGggcaaagggaggaaaaaagcagATGTTGGCAGTTACTGTTAACAGGAAACACAGTGAAGGAAAGTAAATGACAATAGCAGGGGTTATCATAATCAGGAAGAATTAAATTTTGATTGCAAACATTAGGACTTTCTCTTTCCAATTTTGTAGATGCAACATCCTTTTATAAATGCAGACCATAAAGAtgaaacatccttttttttttttttgcttacttttccaaatgagaaaaatctgGATATATTCTGCTTCCAGTTTCGTTTAATAATCAGTGCTGCGGTTTTTTATAACAGGTGTTTCAGAGTTGTGAACCACAAATTGACTATTTAATAAGCCTATTCTATATTCTGTGTTAGAATTTGTAGCCAGATTGGATTATTCATGATTCCACATTATATGTGGAACTGCTCTGTAAACTTTAAAAGCTGtgtcaggccgggcatggtggctcatgcctgtaatcccagcactttgggaggctgaggcgggcggatcatgaggtcaggagatcgagaccactctggctaatgcagtgaaaccctgtctctactaaaaatagaaaaaatcagctgggtgaggtagcaggcacctgtagtcccagctactcgggaggctgaggcaggagaatggcgtgaacccgggaggtggagcttgcagtgagctgagatcacgccactgcactctagcctgggaggcagtgagactctgtctcaaaataaaaaaaataaaataaaataaaagctatgtgTCTTACTATGGTGATTCTTAAAATTGTggtgaaatatacatatttattattttaattatttgtaagtatacaattcagtggcattaaatacattcacatgttgtgtaaccatcacctctATCTATACCCAAAACTTTTTCCTCACCCCATCGTAATCTCTACTATGTTCATTCCCTGTTTCCTTCATTCCCCACCCCTGGTAAACTCTATTCTACAACTATATGTATTTGACGATTCTAGAtactttatgtaaatggaatcataccatttagccttttgtgtctggctcatttcacttagcataatcttTTCAGGgtctatgttgtagcatatatcaaaatttaatttctgtttatggctgaataattgCATtgtatggctgggcacggtggctcacgtctgtaatcccagcactttgggaggctgaggtgggcagatcacgaggtcaggagatcgagaccatcctggctaacacggtgaaaccccatctctactaaaaatacaaaaaattagccaggcgtggtggcggacacctgtagtcccagctactggggaggctgaggcaggagaatggcgtgaacccgggaggcggagcttgcagtgagccaagatcacgccactgcaccccagcctgggtgacagagcaagactcgtctcaaaaaaaaaatttcattgtatgtatggTATAGTAATTTGAGAAGCTGATTTAGATTGTTCTTTTTGGTGAAATATGTCAAGTTATAGATTTTAGTGTTAACCTTAAGAAAAACCTTTAAACAAAGAGTGAATAAAATCAATCTAGAGAGTGTTCAGGTGGAACATTTAAATTGTTAGTAATTAAATGTAGATTCCATGTGAGTCTTAGAAACAAAACTATCAAAGTAAGCATTTGTgatttgttacccaggctggagtgtagtgggcaGTGGTGTGATACTGGCtttgcgccaccatacccagctaatttttgtatttttagtagatatgggttttcaccgtgttttccaggctggtcttgaactcctgggctcaagcaatctgcccgcctcagcttcccaaagtgctaggattacaagcatgagccaccatacctgaccagATATATGTCCTTTTTTTGTAGATGATTCTCCCTGACTAGAAAGCTTCCCTTGTGATTTTTCTAGACAGCTTTCAGgataatattcttaatattttcaaattcttgaTTTGTGTCTTGTGTCTTCTAGCTATGCCCTTGGCAGATTTTCTTCTAACCTTTTGATGTCTATTTGCAGATAGGAGAAAGAATTCGAGTCATCTTGGACATGGAAGATAAGACTTTAGCTTTTGAACGTGGATATGAGTTCCTGGGGGTTGCCTTTAGAGGACTTCCAAAGGTCTGCTTATACCCAGCAGTTTCTGCTGTATATGGCAACACAGAAGTGACTTTGGTTTACCTTGGAAAACCTCTGGACGGATGACAGTGGCTTTCTTGTGATGACAGAGTGGAGGAGAGATCTGCTTATGGGAAGTAGAACCGTGAAGTGACTGTCATACTGCATGTCCAAGAAACATCCTGAAAACACATGAAGTTGTAAACTGGAGAAGCAACTCTACAGCAGAGATTATCTTCATGTTTCCTCTTCCCACTGGGCCAGAAAAATCCTCAGGGTTGCAGTTGGTTGAGTGGGCAGTTGACATATGCATGTTGCAACCGATGTTGTCTCCAAGTTAGCAATGTGTTATTTCCAACTTGAAAGGTGAGATTGTAGAGATGCTGTCAAAGGGATAAGATAAGGAAATAGCAAGATTTTTAAGTAGTGTGTTTGTGAAGACTGATCCCATTTTACAACTGCCTGTTCTTTCTCCAGTCCCTTTTTTTCTGGCCAGCTTGACTATTAGAAAAGTATGAAACTGGTTgggttttatttaatatttttaatatattgagaaGCATGGTCTGCCTGGACTGCACTTCTCTAAAAGTGAGATATAAAATTGTGcagctattttaaaagttgtatataCAATATGtgtgtaaaaaaaaaactgtaaaaaaaacaaaaaggacaaacAGGTTGCTTTGTTCTAGTTCTAATTTCTTAAAAACCACTACATGGTTACAAAATTGGAATAACATTTGGGGACAGCTAGGTTAACTACAAAGAAGAGGATTTTAAGAGGAGATGTGTTGTATTGactcattttgtattatttttggcTTCCAGTTCCCATAGCTGTTAGAgtctggtttgtttttgtttttactatcaAAATTATAGTAAAGATCTCTCAATCTCCTGGCTAAAGATTGAGGGAAGGCAAATCTATTTCTAATTATACATATATCAGTAAGGATGATCTCAACATAATAGTAATGTGTATCTTTTGGTATCCAGTTTTATTTCTGGCCTTCTAAGAAAGTGTCTCATAACACAGAACATTGCCATTTGCTCTTGTTGGCCACAAATATTAGTCCTAGAgcctaggaaaaaaagaattgattaatGGTCCTTTTATTTTGTAGCCTTATAAATGCTGTAGatattatcaaaaaaattaatttcatattgTTTACATCATGCAACTAATCTAAGCCTCAAACTCGTTATTGGggctataaagaaaatgtttacttaCCCACCTGAAACAGGTTAAGAATATTCTTAATCTCATTATAGATAATTGCCCCCATGGGACTTGAAATATGACACCTTGTGCTGAAAACTTCAGATTGGCAATATTTGAAGGTTTCACTGTAGAAGAGTTTAACATTAACTCCTATTTTGACTTACAAATCTTATTTCTCATCACTAAAATGCTTTTGAATTAATAATCCAACCCACATGAGCtgagagtttttcttttgttggaaAAGAAACAGACATCTTTCTGTATGAAAGTATAAATTGTATGGTTTTAGATACATAGGAATTGGCAAAGGCAAGCAAAATCTTTGTACTTCTGAGTTCTTGCtgtatgtgtattttgttttgaatCTAATTAGGGACACTAGGCAGCTGGCCGGGATTCTTGGGTTGCCCTTGGGAGTTAAGATTCTCAGTACTCCTATGAAGCAAGGGATTTCAGCCATAGGACAAAGATTTATTGTTGCCACCAGAAAAGTTTACAAGTATTTATTGTGTATTTGATACATTGCTTGAAAAGATGAAATCTGTTAAAGATTCTTTTTGATGTGCAGGTTAAGAAGAAACCTCCTTGTATTGAGTGGAATTATATGTTAAACGTATTAGAGAATATAGATggtatagaaatttatttttcttggtgtAGAATAACACAATTCAGCAAAGTTTAAAATTTGATTAAACGAGAAGTGGTTCAGGATGAAGATGGACTTGTTAGAAAATGATCAAGTCCTTTAagtacttgtttctttttcaggttgtGATGTGGCCATTCCAAGAGCTTTTGTTGAGAGTTTGGTTTATAATTGTCTCTTTTGTCTTGTTAGTAAACATTCATTTGCAACAGTTTTGAAGGTGCTGAGTGGAAACCCGAAACACATGGTTATTGCATATTGGACCTAGAATGAAATAATTGCCTCAATATTTAACAACAAGCCATTCTTGTCTCAAAGGTTTAAATTCCAGAATATCCcatttgcaaatcatatgcaATTGAGGTTAATAGCATGAGCATCTGGATAATGAAGAGCCTTCATTTACGTAAATTTGTCACTAAAAACCAGTAGTagctctacaaaatattaaactgCTACAATGTTCAAGGAAATGGAATATCTTTGTCATTGGTGCTGAGAAGAGCATTTAGGTAGAAGACAGTTATGCCTGAAGATTGAGTATAAATCATTccaaccagtggttctcaacgtTGGCTGTATGCACTTTGCAGTCACTTTGGAGTGTTTGAAGACGTATCGATGCTTTGGGTTCCATATGCCAAGATTCTGATGTTGGTCTGGAATATGAGCTGGTCATAaggatttttataactttctggTCATTTCAATATgctgccaaggttgagaaccattgTTCTAAAATTCACcttgagtt
Above is a window of Macaca thibetana thibetana isolate TM-01 chromosome 2, ASM2454274v1, whole genome shotgun sequence DNA encoding:
- the FBXO45 gene encoding F-box/SPRY domain-containing protein 1, translated to MAAPAPGAGAASGGAGCSGGGAGAGAGSGAAGAGGRLPSRVLELVFSYLELSELRSCALVCKHWYRCLHGDENSEVWRSLCARSLAEEALRTDILCNLPSYKAKIRAFQHAFSTNDCSRNVYIKKNGFTLHRNPIAQSTDGARTKIGFSEGRHAWEVWWEGPLGTVAVIGIATKRAPMQCQGYVALLGSDDQSWGWNLVDNNLLHNGEVNGSFPQCNNAPKYQIGERIRVILDMEDKTLAFERGYEFLGVAFRGLPKVCLYPAVSAVYGNTEVTLVYLGKPLDG